From the genome of Candidatus Desulfofervidus auxilii, one region includes:
- a CDS encoding glycosyltransferase has protein sequence MPKIDFSIIIPTYNRANFVVEAINSVLNQTYKLPYEIIVVDDGSIDKTEKILLEYMKKEPRLKFIKHEKNKGPAAARNTGIIHSKGKYLLFLDSDDKLLPNALSIYWEGYKRKS, from the coding sequence ATGCCAAAAATAGATTTTTCTATAATAATTCCTACCTATAATAGAGCAAATTTTGTAGTTGAAGCAATAAATTCAGTTTTAAATCAAACTTATAAACTACCTTATGAAATTATAGTGGTAGATGATGGTTCTATAGATAAAACAGAAAAAATCTTACTTGAATATATGAAAAAAGAGCCGAGGTTGAAATTTATTAAACACGAAAAAAATAAAGGTCCAGCAGCAGCACGGAATACCGGGATAATACATTCTAAAGGTAAATATTTATTATTTTTAGATTCAGATGATAAATTATTACCAAATGCTTTAAGTATTTATTGGGAGGGTTATAAGAGAAAATCATAA